The Actinoplanes sp. N902-109 genomic interval GTACGGCTACTACGGCCTGCGCCCCGCCGCCTGAGAAGACACGCCCCGACGTGACGGCGGGCCGGATGTGCCGTCGATGTGTCGATCACCGCGCCCGGACGGTCCCCGTGGAGGCCGGTCGCCACGTCACGCTAGTCGATGGCTCGTGTCCTGTGGGGACGCATCAGCAATTCGTCGACGAGCCGGCGCTTCAGCCGTACCACCAGGGGTTTGCCGGGTCTGCGGCTCAGGGTGTCGGCGTGCTCGAGCATGCCGACGATGGTCTCGACGGCGACGTGCAGCAGCTCGGCGTCGCCGAGCTCGTCGGGGGTGGTCCCCGCGCGCATCCCGGTCGGCCGCAGCTCGGCGAGCTCGCCCGCGATCCGGCACGGGTAGGAGCTGAGCTCGCGGATCTGCCGCTCGGCCAGGTCGGCGACCCACCCGGACCGGTCCGCGCCGAGACCGAACTTCCCCTCGGTGGGGCGCTTCTTGAGGACCGCGTCGACCAGGTGCCGCTGCACGACCCGCTGGTACGGCGTACGGTGCGGGAACCGTGACCCGAGCGCCTGGTTCACCCGGCGCAGGACCTCCACCTCGGCCGCCCCGAGCGAGGCGTTCGGCGTGGGTGCGGCCGGCTCGCAGACGCCCGCGGGGATGCCCAGGATGCCGGCGAAGCGCTGCCACAGGACCTCGTACGGGGAACCGGCCGGCGGCACGACGACCAGATGGCGCTGCGCGGGCGGGACCAGGTCACCCCACCTCCGCAGCATCCGGTTGGCCGTGTGCAGTTCCCAGAACGTCTCGAAGCGGCCGGCCTCGACGTCACGCAGGAACGTCTCGAAGCGCCACACCCGCCGTTCCCGGATGCTCTGCTGCCACATCGACGGGAAGGTGCGCCCCAGGTCGCGACCGGCCACCACGATGTGCACCTCGGCGGGCTGCAGGCTGCGCACGGCCCGCTCGGCCTGCTCGGTGGTGGCCCCGCCGAGCGCCTCGTTGGTGATGACGACGTCGCCGGCCCAGCGCGCGGCTTCCCCGGCCAGCATGTCCCAGGTCCAGGTGGCATCCGGGTCGCGCCACGGCACCTCGCGCAGGTCGGTCATCGCGTCGTCGTGCGCGCGGCGCGGCCCGGGGAGCAGCAGGCCGTGGCGCTGCAGGGCGGCCCGGTTGTTCCAGAGCACGTCCTGCACATAGGTGCTGCCCGTCTTGGGTGCCCCGATGTGCAGGAAGACGCGTCGTGCCATGCCACCTCCCCGCCGATCGAAAGTCGACCGCCAAGGTGGCAGATCAAGGGCAACGCATGGTGAACGCCGGGTGACTTGACGCCGCACCTCCCTGCTGTCGAGTGACGTGAGTCACAAAAATTCGTCCACTGTCCACTGTAGGTGAGAGGGCTGCGGGTGCCGGTGGATGCTGATCTCCGAACATCAGGAGGACCGGCGTGAAAGGGGCATCGCCGATGATCCAATGGTGACCATGCGTCACGGGCAGTCATTGATCCGACCGTTGTGGTGAAACGGCGGGGTAGAGGTGCTGCTGGCCCGGTGATACGGTCCCCGTAGCGACAAGACATCGACCTGTTTCTTTGTTTGGTGGCTTTTCCGACGGTGTCTTCAGTTCGCTGGGCGCGCCACGGAAAAGCGCGCGCCATTCCTGTTGACATCCGTCAGGCATGGGGGCACAAATGAAGATCAGGTCAAGGCTTCTCGCCGTCGGTGCGGGGACGCTGCTGTCGTTCCTCGTCCCGTTCGGCGCTGCGGTGGCCGAAGCCGCCGCGCCCAGCGGCGCGCCCGTGGTGGTGGTGTCCAGAACGCCGGTCAACGGACTGGCGCCGGTCACCGTTGCGGGGCCGGGCGCGGCGACCTCGTTCCGGTTCGCCGCTGCGGTGCCGGCCGGTGGCAGTCTGAGCCCGGCTGCCGCCGTGCGGGGACAGGCCGAGTTCTCGTCCGAGGTGCTGGTCAAAGACGCTGCGGGCACAGTGGTCGGTGCCTATGACGCCCCTTATGCCATCGACGCCAAGGGCGCGCTGCTGAAGGCGACGTATCGCATCGAGGGCGCGAATCTGGTCCAGACGCTGCCGGCTGCTCCCTCGACCGCCTTCCCGGTGAAGGTGCTGCTGTCCGACTACGCGCCCGTGACGTCCGGGCGGGGCGGCCCGACGATCCTGGTCACCAAGGTCACCGTACCGTCGAACTACGTCTACAACCCGGACCTCGGCAGCCTGCACGACTACTGCACGAGCTCGCCGGACTCGTATCTTGCCGCCGATTTCCGCGGCCCCTGTGCCCGGCACGACCTGTGCTACGAGGCTCCGGGAAATCACAAGACGGCATGTGACAACGCGCTTCGCGACGACCTGACGACGAACTGCGATTATGCGTACAGCGCGTCGAATCCGATTCGCGCGACGTGCCATGGTGTTGCGGCAATCTATTGGGCGGCGGTCACCGCCTTCGGCGACGACAATTGACGCTCCCTGACGGAACGGGGTTCCCGGCCGGTGCCGGGAACCCCGTTCCGTGCGTTTTCGCCGGCCCGTGGGTCGCCACGGCGCACTTCGGGGACGGCGAGAGGATGTGTCCATGAGATTGCTGAGGCTGGGATGCGCGGCCATCGGTGCCGGCCTGGTGGGCGCGCTCGTCAACCTGTGGGCGAGGCATGCGTTCCCGGATCGCTGGGGTGGCCCCAACATCGGTGGCGGAATGCTGCAGCTGCTCTGCTTCCTCCTGATCGCTGCCGGGGCGGTCCTCGCCGTGGCAGGCGGCGTCTCAGCGCGGCGAGGGCGGCACGACCGCTGACCGGCCCGCAAGGGCAACCGGCGCTGCGGTGCTTCAGGCCCGGGGTCGTGGAGCTGGCAGATCCGCGCCGGTGCACCATGGATCCGTGCCGCCGCGTGATGCCCCGCATGTGCTCGAAGCCGTGCTCGAACGGCTGACCTATGTCAACGAGGAGACCGGCTACACCGTGGCACGGGTCGCCGGCGGCCAGGGGTCGGCACTGCTGACCGTGGTCGGCGCGCTGCTGGGTGCGCAGCCGGGCGAGAGCTTGCGGATGCGTGGATGGTGGACCTCGCATGCCCAGTACGGTCGTCAGTTCGAGGTCATGTCGTACACCACGGTGCTACCGGCCACGACCCAGGGCATCCGCCGCTACCTGGGCTCCGGGCTCATCAAGGGGATCGGGCCGGTGTTCGCCGAGCGGATCGTCGACCACTTCGGCACCGAGACGCTGACCGTCATCGAGGAGACGCCCCAGCGCCTCGTCGAGGTGCCGGGGCTGGGGCCGAAACGGACCGCCAAGATCACCGCCGCGTGGCTGGAGCAGAAGGCCATCAAGGAGGTGATGCTCTTCCTGCAGAGCGTCAACGTGTCGACATCGGTCGCGGTCCGGATCTACAAGAAGTACGGCGACGAGTCGATCCGCGTCGTCAAGGAGGAACCGTACCGGCTGGCTGCCGAGGTGTGGGGCATCGGCTTCAAGACCGCCGACGCGATCGCGCAGGCGGTGGGCATCCCGCATGACAGCCCCGAACGGGTCAAGGCGGGACTGCAGTTCGCGCTGTCGGAGGCCACCGATGACGGGCACTGCTTCCTGCCGGTCGATGAGCTGGTGCCCAGGGCGACCGGGATCCTGGACGTCCCGGAGCCGCTCGTCGCGCGCTGCCTGACTGACCTGGTCGGAGCGGAGGGCGTGGTGCGCGAGGCGGTGGCGGACGCCGACGCTGTCTATCTCACGCCGTTCCACCGTGCCGAGGTGTCGCTGGCCAACACGCTGCTGACGCTGTTGCACACCCGGGCCGACCGGATGCCGCACTTCGCTCAGGTCGACTGGATCAAGGCGCTGGGCTGGCTGCACCAGCGCACCGGCACCGCGCTGGCACCCGAGCAGGAGCAAGCCGTGCGGCTCGCGCTGACCGCGAAGGTCGCGGTCCTGACCGGCGGGCCCGGGTGCGGCAAGAGCTTCACCGTACGGTCGATCGTGGAGCTCGCCGCCGCCAAGCGCGCCAAGATCCTGCTGGTCGCTCCGACCGGCCGGGCCGCGAAACGGCTCGCCGAGCTGACCGGGCAGCCGGCGGCCACAGTGCACCGGCTGCTCAAGCTGCAACCGGGCGGGGACGCCACCTACGACCGGGACAACCCGCTTGATGTCGACTTGCTGGTGGTCGACGAGGCGTCGATGCTCGACCTGATCCTGGCCAACAAGTTGATCAAGGCCGTGCCGCCGGGCGCGCACCTGCTGATGGTCGGTGACGTCGACCAGCTGCCGTCGGTGGGCGCGGGTGAGGTGCTGCGGGATCTGCTGGCGGCGGAGGCGGTGCCCCGGGTGCGGCTGACGCAGGTGTTCCGCCAGGCCGCGGATTCGGGTGTGGTGACCAACGCGCACCGGGTCAACGCCGGGAAGCCGCCGCTGTTCCAGGGCCTGCGCGACTTCTTCCTGTTCCCGTGCGAGGACACCGAGGAGGCGGCGGCGCTGACCGCGGACGTCGTGTGCCGGCGCATCCCGGCGAAGTTCGGCCTCGACGCGCGTCGCGAGGTGCAGGTGCTGGCCCCGATGCACCGTGGACCGGCTGGTGCCGGTGCCCTCAACACGCTGCTGCAGAACAGTTTGACCCCGGGCCGCGAGGGGATGCCGGAGAAACGGGTCGGCGGCCGGGTGTTCCGGGTCGGCGACAAGGTCACCCAGATCCGCAACAACTACGACAAGGGCCAGGCGGGCGTCTTCAACGGTACGGTCGGCGTGGTGACCGCGATCAACCCCGACGATCAACAGTTGACGGTCCGTACCGATGAGGACGAGCTGATCGACTACGACTTCGACGAGCTCGACGAGTTGGCCCATGCGTACGCCTTGACGATCCACCGGTCGCAGGGTTCGGAGTACCCGGCCGTGGTGGTGCCACTGACCACCAGCGCCTGGATGATGCTCCAGCGCAACCTGCTCTACACGGCGATCACCCGGGCCAAGAAACTCGTCGTCCTGGTGGGCTCGCGCCGGGCGCTGGCCGCCGCGGTCCGCACGGTCGGTGCGGGCCGCCGCCACACGGCGCTGGCGCACCGCTTGAGCCCCTGACCGAGCCGCCCGGCTGCTTCGGTGCACCGTTTGAGCGCTTGAGCCGGCCGGCCCGGTGGCTTCGGGGTGGGCGGGCTACTGGGCGGGTGCCACGGCGAGCTCGGTGGCTGTGGCGTCGGCGGCCGTGGGCTGGTCGTCGTGGGTGGCCATGGTTTCCTGGCGGGCCGGCTCCTCGCGGAGGATGGCGGCGTTGAGCCATTCGTCGGGGATGGCGAAGGCGTCGACCAGCGTGGGCAGGTGCGGGCGGAGCTGCTTGAGCAGGTCGTTCACCTTGGCCGTGACTGCCTTGGAGCGGGCCGGGGTGAGGCGCTGGTGTTCGAGGTGCCAGCCCTTGACCGCTTCGATGGTGCTCAGTGCGTACAGGTCACAGACCTTGGTGAGCAGGGCTTTCGCCTCGGGGTCGGGGGTGCGGTCGATGCCGGCGACGAAGGCTTCCAGGACCACCCGGTCGATGTGCGCGCGGGCGGTCTCGAGGACGTGGTCCTGCACGTCGTTGAAGATGTCGAAGGGGCGGTCCTTCTTGGCCGCCGCGCCCTTGCGGAGCCGGCGGATGGCGCCGTCGAGCAGGTGTTTCTCACGGTCCTCGAAGAGTTTGAGGTGCCAGCCGCGGTCGGTGAGCGCGACCTCCTCGTCCCGGCCGGGGACGGCGTCGACGAGACGCTGGATGAGGGAGCGGGCGGCGGTGCG includes:
- a CDS encoding phospholipase A2, whose protein sequence is MAEAAAPSGAPVVVVSRTPVNGLAPVTVAGPGAATSFRFAAAVPAGGSLSPAAAVRGQAEFSSEVLVKDAAGTVVGAYDAPYAIDAKGALLKATYRIEGANLVQTLPAAPSTAFPVKVLLSDYAPVTSGRGGPTILVTKVTVPSNYVYNPDLGSLHDYCTSSPDSYLAADFRGPCARHDLCYEAPGNHKTACDNALRDDLTTNCDYAYSASNPIRATCHGVAAIYWAAVTAFGDDN
- a CDS encoding ATP-dependent RecD-like DNA helicase, producing MPPRDAPHVLEAVLERLTYVNEETGYTVARVAGGQGSALLTVVGALLGAQPGESLRMRGWWTSHAQYGRQFEVMSYTTVLPATTQGIRRYLGSGLIKGIGPVFAERIVDHFGTETLTVIEETPQRLVEVPGLGPKRTAKITAAWLEQKAIKEVMLFLQSVNVSTSVAVRIYKKYGDESIRVVKEEPYRLAAEVWGIGFKTADAIAQAVGIPHDSPERVKAGLQFALSEATDDGHCFLPVDELVPRATGILDVPEPLVARCLTDLVGAEGVVREAVADADAVYLTPFHRAEVSLANTLLTLLHTRADRMPHFAQVDWIKALGWLHQRTGTALAPEQEQAVRLALTAKVAVLTGGPGCGKSFTVRSIVELAAAKRAKILLVAPTGRAAKRLAELTGQPAATVHRLLKLQPGGDATYDRDNPLDVDLLVVDEASMLDLILANKLIKAVPPGAHLLMVGDVDQLPSVGAGEVLRDLLAAEAVPRVRLTQVFRQAADSGVVTNAHRVNAGKPPLFQGLRDFFLFPCEDTEEAAALTADVVCRRIPAKFGLDARREVQVLAPMHRGPAGAGALNTLLQNSLTPGREGMPEKRVGGRVFRVGDKVTQIRNNYDKGQAGVFNGTVGVVTAINPDDQQLTVRTDEDELIDYDFDELDELAHAYALTIHRSQGSEYPAVVVPLTTSAWMMLQRNLLYTAITRAKKLVVLVGSRRALAAAVRTVGAGRRHTALAHRLSP